Proteins from one Panicum virgatum strain AP13 chromosome 7K, P.virgatum_v5, whole genome shotgun sequence genomic window:
- the LOC120641707 gene encoding galacturonokinase-like isoform X3 — protein sequence MSCVELEIVRKIVVEISGRDEREVKVAACPYRICPLGAHIDHQGGIVTTMTINYGVLLGFVPSNDSEVLLQSGQFEGVIRFRVDDLQKPIDNPENINWESYARGAVYALQNSGYDLRKGIIGYISGVKGLDSSGLSSSAAVGIAYLLALENVNDLVVSSVDNIQLDKSIENKYLGLENGILDPSAILLSQYGYLTFMDCKTASPSYVYFSELSKSQQPQGHLPFNILLAFSGLQHNLPKKRGYNTRVFECKEAACALLHASGCEEASNILRNVDSVVYEAQKCVLEENLSRRAEHYFSEMKRVAKGRDAWARGNLQELGQLISASGRSSILNYECGSKEMIQLYKILLKAPGVLGARFSGAGFRGCCLAIVESDRAKEAAWYVAAEYEKAQPELVSRIPEDRRVLVCEPGDSARVILPDDRLHS from the exons ATGAGTTGTGTTGAG TTGGAAATTGTACGAAAGATAGTTGTGGAGATTAGTGGAAGGGATGAACGTGAGGTTAAAGTCGCCGCTTGCCCTTACAGAATTTGCCCTTTGGGGGCTCACATTGATCATCAG GGTGGAATTGTCACAACAATGACCATAAATTATGGAGTACTCCTTGGTTTTGTGCCCTCTAACGATTCTGAG GTTTTACTCCAATCTGGCCAATTTGAAGGTGTTATACGATTCAG AGTTGATGACTTACAAAAGCCTATTGATAACCCAGAGAACATAAACTGGGAAAGCTATGCAAGAGGTGCTGTTTATGCACTGCAGAATAGTGGATATGATCTCAGGAAG GGTATCATAGGCTATATTTCTGGTGTGAAAGGTCTTGATAGCTCAGGGCTTAGTTCTTCTGCAGCG GTTGGCATTGCCTATTTACTGGCTTTAGAAAATGTAAATGATCTGGTTGTATCATCTGTGGATAACATTCAGTTGGACAA GTCCATTGAAAATAAATACTTGGGTCTTGAAAATGGCATTCTAGATCCATCTGCCATTTTGTTGTCACAGTATGGTTATCTCACCTTCATGGACTGCAAG ACTGCTTCACCTTCCTACGTCTACTTCTCAGAGCTGAGTAAAAGCCAGCAGCCTCAGGGACATCTACCGTTCAATATTTTGTTGGCATTTTCAGGACTGCAACATAATCTGCCGAAGAAGCGTGGATATAATACACGAGTTTTTGAGTGCAAAGAGGCTGCCTGTGCTCTTTTGCA CGCTTCAGGATGTGAAGAAGCATCAAATATACTTCGTAATG TTGACTCAGTTGTATATGAGGCTCAGAAG TGTGTATTGGAAGAAAATCTTTCCAGGAGAGCTGAGCACTACTTTTCTGAAATGAAGCGGGTTGCTAAGG GCAGAGATGCATGGGCTCGTGGGAACCTGCAAGAACTTGGGCAGCTGATCTCTGCATCTGGTCGTAGCTCCATACTCAACTACGAATGCG GGAGCAAAGAGATGATACAGCTGTACAAGATCCTCCTGAAGGCCCCCGGGGTCCTGGGCGCCCGGTTCAGCGGCGCCGGCTTCAGGGGCTGCTGCCTGGCGATCGTGGAGAGCGACCGCGCCAAGGAGGCGGCCTGGTACGTCGCAGCCGAGTACGAGAAGGCACAGCCTGAGCTGGTGTCCAGGATCCCCGAGGATCGCCGCGTGCTGGTCTGCGAGCCCGGGGACTCCGCGCGCGTCATATTGCCCGACGACCGCCTCCATTCGTGA
- the LOC120641707 gene encoding galacturonokinase-like isoform X5: MEYSLVLCPLTILRFYSNLANLKVLYDSENINWESYARGAVYALQNSGYDLRKGIIGYISGVKGLDSSGLSSSAAVGIAYLLALENVNDLVVSSVDNIQLDKSIENKYLGLENGILDPSAILLSQYGYLTFMDCKTASPSYVYFSELSKSQQPQGHLPFNILLAFSGLQHNLPKKRGYNTRVFECKEAACALLHASGCEEASNILRNVDSVVYEAQKCVLEENLSRRAEHYFSEMKRVAKGRDAWARGNLQELGQLISASGRSSILNYECGSKEMIQLYKILLKAPGVLGARFSGAGFRGCCLAIVESDRAKEAAWYVAAEYEKAQPELVSRIPEDRRVLVCEPGDSARVILPDDRLHS; the protein is encoded by the exons ATGGAGTACTCCTTGGTTTTGTGCCCTCTAACGATTCTGAG GTTTTACTCCAATCTGGCCAATTTGAAGGTGTTATACGATTCAG AGAACATAAACTGGGAAAGCTATGCAAGAGGTGCTGTTTATGCACTGCAGAATAGTGGATATGATCTCAGGAAG GGTATCATAGGCTATATTTCTGGTGTGAAAGGTCTTGATAGCTCAGGGCTTAGTTCTTCTGCAGCG GTTGGCATTGCCTATTTACTGGCTTTAGAAAATGTAAATGATCTGGTTGTATCATCTGTGGATAACATTCAGTTGGACAA GTCCATTGAAAATAAATACTTGGGTCTTGAAAATGGCATTCTAGATCCATCTGCCATTTTGTTGTCACAGTATGGTTATCTCACCTTCATGGACTGCAAG ACTGCTTCACCTTCCTACGTCTACTTCTCAGAGCTGAGTAAAAGCCAGCAGCCTCAGGGACATCTACCGTTCAATATTTTGTTGGCATTTTCAGGACTGCAACATAATCTGCCGAAGAAGCGTGGATATAATACACGAGTTTTTGAGTGCAAAGAGGCTGCCTGTGCTCTTTTGCA CGCTTCAGGATGTGAAGAAGCATCAAATATACTTCGTAATG TTGACTCAGTTGTATATGAGGCTCAGAAG TGTGTATTGGAAGAAAATCTTTCCAGGAGAGCTGAGCACTACTTTTCTGAAATGAAGCGGGTTGCTAAGG GCAGAGATGCATGGGCTCGTGGGAACCTGCAAGAACTTGGGCAGCTGATCTCTGCATCTGGTCGTAGCTCCATACTCAACTACGAATGCG GGAGCAAAGAGATGATACAGCTGTACAAGATCCTCCTGAAGGCCCCCGGGGTCCTGGGCGCCCGGTTCAGCGGCGCCGGCTTCAGGGGCTGCTGCCTGGCGATCGTGGAGAGCGACCGCGCCAAGGAGGCGGCCTGGTACGTCGCAGCCGAGTACGAGAAGGCACAGCCTGAGCTGGTGTCCAGGATCCCCGAGGATCGCCGCGTGCTGGTCTGCGAGCCCGGGGACTCCGCGCGCGTCATATTGCCCGACGACCGCCTCCATTCGTGA
- the LOC120641707 gene encoding galacturonokinase-like isoform X1, producing the protein MLVQGVDLKLISLVSIWQCFLFYILFVVLQLEIVRKIVVEISGRDEREVKVAACPYRICPLGAHIDHQGGIVTTMTINYGVLLGFVPSNDSEVLLQSGQFEGVIRFRVDDLQKPIDNPENINWESYARGAVYALQNSGYDLRKGIIGYISGVKGLDSSGLSSSAAVGIAYLLALENVNDLVVSSVDNIQLDKSIENKYLGLENGILDPSAILLSQYGYLTFMDCKTASPSYVYFSELSKSQQPQGHLPFNILLAFSGLQHNLPKKRGYNTRVFECKEAACALLHASGCEEASNILRNVDSVVYEAQKCVLEENLSRRAEHYFSEMKRVAKGRDAWARGNLQELGQLISASGRSSILNYECGSKEMIQLYKILLKAPGVLGARFSGAGFRGCCLAIVESDRAKEAAWYVAAEYEKAQPELVSRIPEDRRVLVCEPGDSARVILPDDRLHS; encoded by the exons ATGTTAGTGCAGGGTGTTGACCTTAAGCTCATTTCGTTAGTTAGTATATGGCaatgttttcttttttacatCTTGTTTGTGGTATTGCAGTTGGAAATTGTACGAAAGATAGTTGTGGAGATTAGTGGAAGGGATGAACGTGAGGTTAAAGTCGCCGCTTGCCCTTACAGAATTTGCCCTTTGGGGGCTCACATTGATCATCAG GGTGGAATTGTCACAACAATGACCATAAATTATGGAGTACTCCTTGGTTTTGTGCCCTCTAACGATTCTGAG GTTTTACTCCAATCTGGCCAATTTGAAGGTGTTATACGATTCAG AGTTGATGACTTACAAAAGCCTATTGATAACCCAGAGAACATAAACTGGGAAAGCTATGCAAGAGGTGCTGTTTATGCACTGCAGAATAGTGGATATGATCTCAGGAAG GGTATCATAGGCTATATTTCTGGTGTGAAAGGTCTTGATAGCTCAGGGCTTAGTTCTTCTGCAGCG GTTGGCATTGCCTATTTACTGGCTTTAGAAAATGTAAATGATCTGGTTGTATCATCTGTGGATAACATTCAGTTGGACAA GTCCATTGAAAATAAATACTTGGGTCTTGAAAATGGCATTCTAGATCCATCTGCCATTTTGTTGTCACAGTATGGTTATCTCACCTTCATGGACTGCAAG ACTGCTTCACCTTCCTACGTCTACTTCTCAGAGCTGAGTAAAAGCCAGCAGCCTCAGGGACATCTACCGTTCAATATTTTGTTGGCATTTTCAGGACTGCAACATAATCTGCCGAAGAAGCGTGGATATAATACACGAGTTTTTGAGTGCAAAGAGGCTGCCTGTGCTCTTTTGCA CGCTTCAGGATGTGAAGAAGCATCAAATATACTTCGTAATG TTGACTCAGTTGTATATGAGGCTCAGAAG TGTGTATTGGAAGAAAATCTTTCCAGGAGAGCTGAGCACTACTTTTCTGAAATGAAGCGGGTTGCTAAGG GCAGAGATGCATGGGCTCGTGGGAACCTGCAAGAACTTGGGCAGCTGATCTCTGCATCTGGTCGTAGCTCCATACTCAACTACGAATGCG GGAGCAAAGAGATGATACAGCTGTACAAGATCCTCCTGAAGGCCCCCGGGGTCCTGGGCGCCCGGTTCAGCGGCGCCGGCTTCAGGGGCTGCTGCCTGGCGATCGTGGAGAGCGACCGCGCCAAGGAGGCGGCCTGGTACGTCGCAGCCGAGTACGAGAAGGCACAGCCTGAGCTGGTGTCCAGGATCCCCGAGGATCGCCGCGTGCTGGTCTGCGAGCCCGGGGACTCCGCGCGCGTCATATTGCCCGACGACCGCCTCCATTCGTGA
- the LOC120641707 gene encoding galacturonokinase-like isoform X4 codes for MTINYGVLLGFVPSNDSEVLLQSGQFEGVIRFRVDDLQKPIDNPENINWESYARGAVYALQNSGYDLRKGIIGYISGVKGLDSSGLSSSAAVGIAYLLALENVNDLVVSSVDNIQLDKSIENKYLGLENGILDPSAILLSQYGYLTFMDCKTASPSYVYFSELSKSQQPQGHLPFNILLAFSGLQHNLPKKRGYNTRVFECKEAACALLHASGCEEASNILRNVDSVVYEAQKCVLEENLSRRAEHYFSEMKRVAKGRDAWARGNLQELGQLISASGRSSILNYECGSKEMIQLYKILLKAPGVLGARFSGAGFRGCCLAIVESDRAKEAAWYVAAEYEKAQPELVSRIPEDRRVLVCEPGDSARVILPDDRLHS; via the exons ATGACCATAAATTATGGAGTACTCCTTGGTTTTGTGCCCTCTAACGATTCTGAG GTTTTACTCCAATCTGGCCAATTTGAAGGTGTTATACGATTCAG AGTTGATGACTTACAAAAGCCTATTGATAACCCAGAGAACATAAACTGGGAAAGCTATGCAAGAGGTGCTGTTTATGCACTGCAGAATAGTGGATATGATCTCAGGAAG GGTATCATAGGCTATATTTCTGGTGTGAAAGGTCTTGATAGCTCAGGGCTTAGTTCTTCTGCAGCG GTTGGCATTGCCTATTTACTGGCTTTAGAAAATGTAAATGATCTGGTTGTATCATCTGTGGATAACATTCAGTTGGACAA GTCCATTGAAAATAAATACTTGGGTCTTGAAAATGGCATTCTAGATCCATCTGCCATTTTGTTGTCACAGTATGGTTATCTCACCTTCATGGACTGCAAG ACTGCTTCACCTTCCTACGTCTACTTCTCAGAGCTGAGTAAAAGCCAGCAGCCTCAGGGACATCTACCGTTCAATATTTTGTTGGCATTTTCAGGACTGCAACATAATCTGCCGAAGAAGCGTGGATATAATACACGAGTTTTTGAGTGCAAAGAGGCTGCCTGTGCTCTTTTGCA CGCTTCAGGATGTGAAGAAGCATCAAATATACTTCGTAATG TTGACTCAGTTGTATATGAGGCTCAGAAG TGTGTATTGGAAGAAAATCTTTCCAGGAGAGCTGAGCACTACTTTTCTGAAATGAAGCGGGTTGCTAAGG GCAGAGATGCATGGGCTCGTGGGAACCTGCAAGAACTTGGGCAGCTGATCTCTGCATCTGGTCGTAGCTCCATACTCAACTACGAATGCG GGAGCAAAGAGATGATACAGCTGTACAAGATCCTCCTGAAGGCCCCCGGGGTCCTGGGCGCCCGGTTCAGCGGCGCCGGCTTCAGGGGCTGCTGCCTGGCGATCGTGGAGAGCGACCGCGCCAAGGAGGCGGCCTGGTACGTCGCAGCCGAGTACGAGAAGGCACAGCCTGAGCTGGTGTCCAGGATCCCCGAGGATCGCCGCGTGCTGGTCTGCGAGCCCGGGGACTCCGCGCGCGTCATATTGCCCGACGACCGCCTCCATTCGTGA
- the LOC120641705 gene encoding probable cation transporter HKT7 — MQSIARTSNMAGAHKLGELLHRLHRCSVAVLDSATSLVCSLSKAYAQHQVTDRVARSRRALRCSAGQVWRRAARLSSLLVHVLYFAAISGAGWGLLTALKVRAPHRRPRGIDMLFTAVSAATVSSMSAVEMEVFSNGQLLVLTALMFIGGEVFVSLVGLASKWLELRKQIIRNRSRVDSHDDVELETPTVAAAGAEAADAYESWSIATTATEAEYSTPMVDAKMLRRNAVRSLFYVVLAILLVVHVVGAVAVAAYMRAAPGALRMLRRKALDVWTFAVFTTVSTFSSCGYMPTNENMIVFRRDVPLQLLLAPQALVGNTLFPPLLAACVWAAAAATGREDLAEVARKGREATGYYHLLPARWCWRLAGTVVGFIAVQAALVCAMEWGGALQGLSAGEKVSNALFLAVNSRHTGEATLDLSTLAPAVLVLFVLMMYLPPYTTWFPFDENTTTRDNSTGSQGIRFLKSTVLSQLSYLTVFVIAICITERRKLKEDPLNFNVLSIIVEVVSAYGNVGFSMGYSCSRQINPDQLCTDKWTGFAGRWSDSGKLILIIVMFFGRLKKFSMNGGKAWKLS; from the exons ATGCAAAGTATAGCTCGCACGTCCAACATGGCCGGAGCACACAAGCTTGGCGAGCTCTTGCACCGCCTGCACCGGTGCTCGGTGGCCGTGCTCGACAGCGCAACGTCCCTCGTGTGCTCGCTCTCCAAGGCCTACGCGCAGCACCAGGTCACGGATCGCGTGGCGCGGTCGCGGCGCGCGCTCCGGTGCAGCGCCGGCCAGGtgtggcgccgcgccgcgcgcctcaGCTCGCTCCTCGTGCACGTCCTCTACTTCGCCGCCATCTCCGGCGCCGGGTGGGGGCTCCTCACGGCGCTCAAGGTGCGGGCGCCGCATAGGAGGCCCCGCGGCATCGACATGCTCTTCACCGCCGTGTCGGCCGCGACGGTGTCGAGCATGTCCGCCGTCGAGATGGAGGTGTTCTCCAACGGCCAGCTCCTGGTCCTCACCGCGCTTATGTTCATCGGCGGCGAGGTGTTCGTGTCGCTCGTGGGGCTCGCGTCCAAATGGCTCGAGCTGAGGAAGCAGATCATCAGGAACAGATCGCGCGTAGACAGCCACGACGACGTCGAGCTCGAGACGCccacggtggcggccgccggcgccgaggctGCCGACGCCTACGAATCGTGGTCGATAGCTACCACGGCCACCGAAGCAGAGTATAGCACCCCGATGGTCGACGCGAAAATGCTGCGGCGCAATGCGGTCCGCTCGCTGTTCTACGTCGTCCTGGCCATCCTCCTTGTGGTGCACGTCGTgggcgccgtcgccgtggcggcGTACATGCGCGCGGCGCCCGGCGCGCTGCGGATGCTGAGACGCAAGGCCCTGGACGTGTGGACCTTCGCCGTGTTCACGACGGTGTCCACGTTCTCCAGCTGCGGGTACATGCCGACCAACGAGAACATGATAGTGTTCAGGCGGGACGtgccgctgcagctgctgctcgcGCCGCAGGCGCTGGTGGGCAACACGCTGTTCCCGCCGCTGCTGGCCGCGTGCGtgtgggcggcggccgcggcgacgggGCGCGAGGACCTCGCGGAGGTCGCCAGGAAGGGCAGGGAAGCGACGGGGTACTACCACCTGCTCCCGGCGCGGTGGTGCTGGAGGCTGGCCGGGACGGTGGTCGGGTTCATCGCCGTGCAGGCGGCGCTGGTCTGCGCCATGGAGTGGGGCGGCGCGCTGCAGGGGCTGAGCGCCGGGGAGAAGGTGTCGAACGCGCTCTTCCTCGCCGTGAACTCCCGGCACACCGGCGAGGCCACCCTCGACCTCTCCACACTCGCGCCGGCCGTCCTCGTGCTCTTCGTCCTCATGAT GTATCTACCTCCATACACAACATGGTTTCCATTTGATGAGAATACAACCACAAGGGATAATTCCACGGGGAGCCAGGGAATCAGGTTCCTCAAGAGCACAGTTTTGTCACAACTCTCCTACCTGACAGTCTTTGTCATCGCCATCTGCATCACTGAGAGGAGAAAGCTCAAAGAAGATCCCCTCAACTTTAATGTGCTCAGCATTATCGTCGAAGTTGTCAG TGCTTATGGAAATGTGGGGTTTTCAATGGGCTACAGCTGCAGCAGACAGATCAATCCTGACCAACTTTGTACAGATAAATGGACTGGTTTCGCTGGGAGGTGGAGCGACTCTGGCAAACTCATACTAATTATTGTGATGTTCTTTGGAAGGCTTAAGAAGTTCAGCATGAACGGAGGCAAAGCCTGGAAGCTTAGTTAG
- the LOC120641707 gene encoding galacturonokinase-like isoform X2, whose product MVAPGGGGGGGGGGPARWPSEEELEIVRKIVVEISGRDEREVKVAACPYRICPLGAHIDHQGGIVTTMTINYGVLLGFVPSNDSEVLLQSGQFEGVIRFRVDDLQKPIDNPENINWESYARGAVYALQNSGYDLRKGIIGYISGVKGLDSSGLSSSAAVGIAYLLALENVNDLVVSSVDNIQLDKSIENKYLGLENGILDPSAILLSQYGYLTFMDCKTASPSYVYFSELSKSQQPQGHLPFNILLAFSGLQHNLPKKRGYNTRVFECKEAACALLHASGCEEASNILRNVDSVVYEAQKCVLEENLSRRAEHYFSEMKRVAKGRDAWARGNLQELGQLISASGRSSILNYECGSKEMIQLYKILLKAPGVLGARFSGAGFRGCCLAIVESDRAKEAAWYVAAEYEKAQPELVSRIPEDRRVLVCEPGDSARVILPDDRLHS is encoded by the exons ATGGTGGCgccgggtggtggtggtggtggtggtggaggaggcccgGCGCGGTGGCCttcggaggaggag TTGGAAATTGTACGAAAGATAGTTGTGGAGATTAGTGGAAGGGATGAACGTGAGGTTAAAGTCGCCGCTTGCCCTTACAGAATTTGCCCTTTGGGGGCTCACATTGATCATCAG GGTGGAATTGTCACAACAATGACCATAAATTATGGAGTACTCCTTGGTTTTGTGCCCTCTAACGATTCTGAG GTTTTACTCCAATCTGGCCAATTTGAAGGTGTTATACGATTCAG AGTTGATGACTTACAAAAGCCTATTGATAACCCAGAGAACATAAACTGGGAAAGCTATGCAAGAGGTGCTGTTTATGCACTGCAGAATAGTGGATATGATCTCAGGAAG GGTATCATAGGCTATATTTCTGGTGTGAAAGGTCTTGATAGCTCAGGGCTTAGTTCTTCTGCAGCG GTTGGCATTGCCTATTTACTGGCTTTAGAAAATGTAAATGATCTGGTTGTATCATCTGTGGATAACATTCAGTTGGACAA GTCCATTGAAAATAAATACTTGGGTCTTGAAAATGGCATTCTAGATCCATCTGCCATTTTGTTGTCACAGTATGGTTATCTCACCTTCATGGACTGCAAG ACTGCTTCACCTTCCTACGTCTACTTCTCAGAGCTGAGTAAAAGCCAGCAGCCTCAGGGACATCTACCGTTCAATATTTTGTTGGCATTTTCAGGACTGCAACATAATCTGCCGAAGAAGCGTGGATATAATACACGAGTTTTTGAGTGCAAAGAGGCTGCCTGTGCTCTTTTGCA CGCTTCAGGATGTGAAGAAGCATCAAATATACTTCGTAATG TTGACTCAGTTGTATATGAGGCTCAGAAG TGTGTATTGGAAGAAAATCTTTCCAGGAGAGCTGAGCACTACTTTTCTGAAATGAAGCGGGTTGCTAAGG GCAGAGATGCATGGGCTCGTGGGAACCTGCAAGAACTTGGGCAGCTGATCTCTGCATCTGGTCGTAGCTCCATACTCAACTACGAATGCG GGAGCAAAGAGATGATACAGCTGTACAAGATCCTCCTGAAGGCCCCCGGGGTCCTGGGCGCCCGGTTCAGCGGCGCCGGCTTCAGGGGCTGCTGCCTGGCGATCGTGGAGAGCGACCGCGCCAAGGAGGCGGCCTGGTACGTCGCAGCCGAGTACGAGAAGGCACAGCCTGAGCTGGTGTCCAGGATCCCCGAGGATCGCCGCGTGCTGGTCTGCGAGCCCGGGGACTCCGCGCGCGTCATATTGCCCGACGACCGCCTCCATTCGTGA